In one Candidatus Scalindua japonica genomic region, the following are encoded:
- the brnA gene encoding type II toxin-antitoxin system BrnA family antitoxin, whose translation MKKSKSKITSKEFDKDFDNGKDMGDFLDSKRAKVNKKVQRINIDFPISFLNKIDKEAQHIGVARTALIKMWLAERLERLNVR comes from the coding sequence ATGAAAAAATCAAAGAGTAAGATAACCTCCAAAGAATTTGATAAAGATTTTGATAACGGTAAAGATATGGGAGATTTCCTCGATAGCAAAAGGGCAAAAGTAAACAAAAAGGTCCAAAGGATTAATATTGATTTTCCCATATCTTTTTTAAATAAAATTGACAAAGAAGCACAGCACATCGGCGTTGCCAGAACAGCCCTTATCAAAATGTGGCTTGCGGAACGCCTGGA
- a CDS encoding BrnT family toxin, with product MEFEYDSNKSVINKQKHGVDFEEAKTIWSNTHVKLPAITEGEQRYMIIGKIKTRLFSCIFTTRDKKIRIISCRRSRTKERNIYHEKIKE from the coding sequence ATGGAATTTGAATATGATTCAAATAAATCCGTAATAAATAAACAAAAACACGGGGTAGACTTTGAAGAAGCGAAAACTATCTGGTCAAATACCCACGTAAAATTGCCTGCAATTACCGAAGGTGAACAAAGATACATGATTATCGGTAAAATAAAAACCCGTCTATTCTCCTGCATCTTTACAACCAGAGACAAAAAGATAAGGATAATCTCATGTAGAAGAAGCAGGACAAAAGAAAGGAACATATATCATGAAAAAATCAAAGAGTAA